The genomic interval CGTCGAGGTAGGGCTCCACCAACGCCATCCGCCACGAGGGGGGCAGCGAGTCCAGGTGCCGGTCGTGGTTGCCGCGCACCAGCACCATCTCCACGTCGTGGCCGGAGCGCCAGGCGGTCACGCGCTCGAGCACTTCCGGGGTGAGACCCCGGCGCGAGTGGACGAGGTCCCCCACCAGGAGGAGCCTGCGGGCACCGGTGGCGCGCAGCGCGGCGGAGAGGCGGGCGAGGTCATCCTCCAGCACCTCGGGGGGCAGGGGGATGCCGTGCTGGTGGAAGCTCTCCGGCTTGCCCCAGTGCAGATCCGCCACCGCGAGCACGCCGCCCTCGGGCCAATGGAGGGCGCGCTCGGGGCACAGCTCCAGGTCGGTGCCGTCTATGCGGACAGTGATTCTTCGCGCAGCCATTTCTCCTTCATGCGCTCCACCCGGTCTACGAGGGACTCGTTGGAGAGGGTGGCGCCGATGCGCTCGACGACGAGCGGGAAGCCCAGGGGCGTGGGACGTGGAACGTGGACGAGCTCCAGGGGCGAGCGCTCCAGACGTTCCAGGGTGCTCACGAGCCGCACCTGCTGGAAGTGCTGCTCCAGCACCTCGCGCCGGGCCTGGGCGAGCAGCAGATGGTCCGGCTCGTAGCGGGCGAAGACGTCATAGAGGAGGCCGGCACTGGCCTGCACCTGGCGGGTGGACTTGCGCGCGCCGGGGAGCCCCGGCATCACGAGCCCGGCGACGCGCGCCACGTCGCGGAACTGGCGGCGGGCGAGCTCGCCGAGGTTGACGCTCTCGAGGATGTCCTCGACCAGGTGCTCGCGGGTGAAGAGGGCGGGACGCAGGGCCTCCTCGAAGGGGAAGGGCGAGGGCGTGAGCAGCTCCAGGCCATAGTCGTTCACCGCGAGGCTGAAGGTGGCCTTCTGGAGTCGGGTGAGACGCAGGGCGAGCAGCGCGGCGAGACCCTCGTGAACCAGCCGGCCCTCGAAGGGGTAGAGGAAGAGGTGGTGTCCCTCGCGGGTGTGGCAGAGCTCGGCGAGACACGCGTCACGGGAGGGAAGCCGGGACAGGCGGGACTGGGCCTCCAGCACGGGGCGGGCGGCTTCGAGCTCCGCGGAGTCGAGGTGTCCTTCTCGCACGGCGTGGAAGGCGCGGCGGACGGCGGCGGCCAGGGAGCCGGAGAGGGGCAGCCGTCCACCGCTCCAGCGTGGCGTGGCCGAGGCCCGCTCCTTGGCGGCGCGCACATAGGCGGTGAGGTCCTTCATCATGCGGAACTCGAGCCGCTTGCCGGCGAAGAGGAAGGTGTCGCCGGGGCGGAGGCGGCCGACATAGGACTCCTCGACGGTGCCCAGCCGGGGGCCCTTCAGGTAGCGCAGCTCCACGGTGGCATCCGAGGCGATGGTGCCGACGTTGAGACGGTGGAGGCGGGCGACGCGTGCGTCCGCGACGACATAACGGTCCTCGATGCGCTGGACGCGGCGGAACTGCGGGTAGGCGCGGAGGGTGGGGCCGCCCTCGGTGACGAGGAGGAGGGTGCGGTCGAAATCCTCCGCGGAGAGGCCGCGGTAGGCGAAGGTGTCACGGACCTCCGCGAGCAGGGCTTCACGGGTGAAGCCGCCGCCGAGGGCGCAGGTGACGAGGTGCTGGGCGAGCACGTCGAGTGGCTGGTGGAGGGGAGAGCGGGGCTCCACCTCACCGTGGGAGAGGGCCTCGCGGGCGGCGGCCATCTCGACGAGCTCGAGGGCGTGGGTGGGGACGAAGAGGAGGTGGGCGGTGGCGCCGGGGCGGTGGGCGCCGCGGCCGGCGCGCTGGAGGGTGCGG from Archangium lipolyticum carries:
- the pdeM gene encoding ligase-associated DNA damage response endonuclease PdeM, giving the protein MAARRITVRIDGTDLELCPERALHWPEGGVLAVADLHWGKPESFHQHGIPLPPEVLEDDLARLSAALRATGARRLLLVGDLVHSRRGLTPEVLERVTAWRSGHDVEMVLVRGNHDRHLDSLPPSWRMALVEPYLDEGPFRFSHHPEPARGRYVWAGHLHPTVRLSTGADRLRLPCFHLGTGVGVLPAFSAFTGGMDIRPRSGERLFAIAGDSVVEVPPSRSSRRTRG
- a CDS encoding ligase-associated DNA damage response DEXH box helicase, translated to MPPRRRSRGSSTGPPVDPHPVPLPEGEGSTRFLQIPSPPSPLPAGEGGALLSWFQLQGWTPFPFQLRAWDSYSRGQSGLIHVPTGAGKTYAAYIGPLADVAHHRQKGLQILYVTPLRAVSRDIELALNAPLAALDADISVESRTGDTSSSIRRRQRERLPEVLITTPESLSLLLCNERAHELFSSLRCVIVDEWHELLGSKRGTQVELALARLRRFSPGLRTWALSATLANLDEAARAAVGPHVSPSFIRADLARPVRIETLLPDSVDAFPWAGHLGFSMLRKVADWLDPSLSTLLFTNTRSQAERWYEGLRFLRPEWEHVLALHHGSIDREARERVERGLKDGGVRLVVCTSSLDLGVDFGPVERVVQVGSPKGIARTLQRAGRGAHRPGATAHLLFVPTHALELVEMAAAREALSHGEVEPRSPLHQPLDVLAQHLVTCALGGGFTREALLAEVRDTFAYRGLSAEDFDRTLLLVTEGGPTLRAYPQFRRVQRIEDRYVVADARVARLHRLNVGTIASDATVELRYLKGPRLGTVEESYVGRLRPGDTFLFAGKRLEFRMMKDLTAYVRAAKERASATPRWSGGRLPLSGSLAAAVRRAFHAVREGHLDSAELEAARPVLEAQSRLSRLPSRDACLAELCHTREGHHLFLYPFEGRLVHEGLAALLALRLTRLQKATFSLAVNDYGLELLTPSPFPFEEALRPALFTREHLVEDILESVNLGELARRQFRDVARVAGLVMPGLPGARKSTRQVQASAGLLYDVFARYEPDHLLLAQARREVLEQHFQQVRLVSTLERLERSPLELVHVPRPTPLGFPLVVERIGATLSNESLVDRVERMKEKWLREESLSA